The Acidobacteriota bacterium genome includes a window with the following:
- a CDS encoding cytochrome c3 family protein: protein MRKFTYLAVAVMALALLVGPAIANAQIPVAPKTVILKGSSLGGVKFDHAAHQKVVGDKCDTCHHASKPEKALKTKQEKCQNCHTTAATAPMKTKAQAAFHDPMAKKGTCVDCHLKATGKKVPASAKCLDCHKKENV from the coding sequence ATGAGGAAGTTTACTTATCTAGCGGTGGCTGTTATGGCCCTCGCGCTGCTTGTCGGCCCGGCAATCGCCAACGCGCAGATACCGGTCGCGCCGAAGACAGTCATACTCAAGGGCAGCAGCCTTGGTGGCGTCAAGTTCGACCATGCCGCACACCAGAAGGTTGTGGGCGACAAGTGCGACACCTGTCATCATGCATCAAAGCCGGAAAAGGCTCTCAAGACCAAGCAGGAGAAGTGCCAGAACTGCCACACGACGGCAGCCACCGCCCCGATGAAGACCAAGGCCCAGGCGGCCTTCCACGATCCGATGGCGAAGAAGGGCACATGCGTCGATTGTCACTTGAAGGCGACTGGCAAGAAGGTGCCGGCTTCCGCGAAGTGCCTCGATTGCCACAAGAAGGAAAACGTCTGA
- the tadA gene encoding tRNA adenosine(34) deaminase TadA — MSDHDAFMRAALEEARKGFEAGEVPIGAVVTLGDQIIGRGFNQPIGRIDPTAHAEIIALRDAATAIGNYRLTDTTLYVTIEPCLMCVGAMVHARVGTLVFGTAEPKAGAVVSTMRAHEHAALNHRLTVVDGVLETDCRAIIQEFFKLQRSRV, encoded by the coding sequence ATGTCAGACCACGACGCGTTCATGCGGGCGGCGCTCGAGGAAGCCAGAAAGGGCTTCGAGGCCGGAGAAGTGCCGATTGGGGCGGTCGTGACCCTTGGCGACCAGATCATCGGCCGTGGTTTCAACCAGCCGATCGGCCGGATTGATCCGACGGCCCATGCCGAGATCATCGCGCTGCGAGACGCCGCAACTGCCATTGGCAACTACCGCCTGACCGACACCACGCTCTACGTCACTATTGAGCCGTGCCTGATGTGCGTGGGTGCGATGGTGCATGCGCGCGTCGGGACGCTCGTGTTCGGAACGGCCGAGCCGAAGGCCGGTGCCGTGGTCTCCACGATGCGGGCGCACGAACACGCCGCACTCAATCACCGTCTGACGGTTGTTGATGGCGTGCTCGAAACCGACTGCCGCGCGATCATCCAGGAGTTCTTCAAGCTCCAGCGCAGCAGGGTATAA